Proteins encoded within one genomic window of Columba livia isolate bColLiv1 breed racing homer chromosome 1, bColLiv1.pat.W.v2, whole genome shotgun sequence:
- the LRRC63 gene encoding LOW QUALITY PROTEIN: leucine-rich repeat-containing protein 63 (The sequence of the model RefSeq protein was modified relative to this genomic sequence to represent the inferred CDS: inserted 1 base in 1 codon; deleted 2 bases in 1 codon; substituted 5 bases at 5 genomic stop codons), with product MVEQPKLLHRPLAPKLPSKLSAPSENVGKGKLYKDSSCRLNIGWVQYCLEIRDYVRNRWTSSMRKFPKCLSLCTSVHXICHSQTQIHLKDPLLQTXFQPVSTQPQLTSFLLAQCITASRVDQYEIIPVYSSSQMPKQSKEKNVFSVQPPRRNFIVTEIPSGPDSYPSHKKHRFSCMKHXDLQSTGPAHFTPVFALESLAAVSSSHPLHLKTTLKKXAFSHYNCQVLSRWLMIEKRSLQHCSIYLFSCAKTSGGLQNYRKLECLNIEGNQPPALLSGVLNHRINLPLKCLRIESNFIHPLLWKEEIQNQPQKLTDLPALCFSKHHRRYXNKIDDFAVCDCCCGLWYGKGLGLVXCYRTIFRFGRLPFSSHGCPSSYHRNLISQTET from the exons GACTAAACATCGGCTGGGTGCAGTACTGTCTGGAAATTAGGGACTATGTAAGGAACCGGTGGACTTCCAGTATGAG GAAGTTCCCCAAATGTTTGTCCCTTTGCACATCTGTTCATTAGATTTGTCATAGTCAGACACAAATCCATCTCAAAGACCCCCTTCTTCAGACTTAGTTCCAGCCTGTCAGTACACAGCCCCAGTTGACCTCGTTCCTTCTTGCCCAAT GCATTACTGCAAGCAGAGTTGATCAATATGAAATTATTCCTGTCTACTCAAGCAGCCAAAtgccaaaacaaagcaaagagaaaaacgTTTTTTCTGTCCAACCTCCTAGGAGAAATTTTATTGTTACTGAAATTCCTAGTGGGCCTGATAGCTACCCATCCCACAAAAAACATAGATTCTCTTGTATGAAGCACTGAGACTTACAGAGCACTGGCCCTGCCCATTTCACTCCTGTGTTTGCACTGGAAAGTCTGGCTGCAGTTTCATCTTCTCACCCTCTGCATCTGAAGACAACACTCAAAA CTGCCTTTTCCCACTACAACTGTCAAGTCCTCAGTAGATGGTTAATGATTGAAAAGAGGAGCTTGCAGCACTGTAGCATCTACCTCTTCAGCTGTGCTAAAACAAGT GGTGGTCTTCAAAATTACAGAAAACTTGAATGTCTGAACATTGAAGGCAACCAGCCCCCTGCTTTGCTATCTGGGgttttgaatcacagaatc aatcTTCCACTAAAATGCCTCAGAATAGAAAGTAACTTCATACACCCATTGTTATGGAAGGAAGAGATTCAGAACCAGCCTCAGAAGCTCACTGATCTACCTGCCCTTTGCTTCTCCAAACATCAcagaagatattaaaataaaatagatga TTTTGCTGTCTGTGATTGCTGCTGTGGACTTTGGTATGGCAAAGGACTTGGGCTTGTCTGATGTTACAGAACCATATTTAGATTTGGAAggcttcccttttcctcccatgGCTGCCCATCATCATACCATAGAAACTTAATTTCTCAAACTGAGACTTGA